CCAGGGCAGAGGCTGTGTGGTAGTGGTGCTGCTGAGTGCAGTGGAGGCATGGTGCTGCGTACAGCGGCGTGGGCTGCTCCTGCGCGGCCGCGGAGGTGCGCGGGCGTGGCGGCGCGTGGAGCTGTGGTTTAGTGGGCGGCGGCCGAGCTTCATCTTCGTCCTGGTGCTGCGGTGCGGCTGGAGCTGGAGTTGCCGCTGATTCTGCTGATTGGAGAAAGTGGaggtgttgtgctgctgctggtggtTGGAGTTGGTGCTACTGGGAAGCTTCGTGATACTAGCGTGCCTAGAAAAGGTTCTCATAGCTAAACTGAGTAGCTGAAGTGAGTGATCCTGGTGGTGATGTGGCTGCTGATTGCAGagagagctgctgctgctgcttctgggTACTCCTCTCCTCCTCTGTCTACAGAGAGACAAAGTCCATTTTGGATATCAGTCATGAATCTTGATACTGAAGTTCTTAATGAGTACCAACAAGTT
The sequence above is drawn from the Triticum aestivum cultivar Chinese Spring chromosome 7A, IWGSC CS RefSeq v2.1, whole genome shotgun sequence genome and encodes:
- the LOC123148205 gene encoding uncharacterized protein, translating into MKNHKESSHQFTERSFTKPTAEKQEGRFRQRRRGVPRSSSSSSLCNQQPHHHQDHSLQLLSLAMRTFSRHASITKLPSSTNSNHQQQHNTSTFSNQQNQRQLQLQPHRSTRTKMKLGRRPLNHSSTRRHARAPPRPRRSSPRRCTQHHASTALSSTTTTQPLPWRTCQQAHHQPHAAPPEDFPGRPLPVGPRLRRLHSVSYSFSCAGRRF